One segment of Mastomys coucha isolate ucsf_1 unplaced genomic scaffold, UCSF_Mcou_1 pScaffold23, whole genome shotgun sequence DNA contains the following:
- the Mobp gene encoding myelin-associated oligodendrocyte basic protein isoform X1: MVSSEMSQKIAKEGPRLSKNQKFSEHFSIHCCPPFTFLNSKREIVDRKYSICKSGCFYQKKEEDWICCACQKTRASRRRVGGPGFPAIPRLQPPASFGPLCTSRRATSPQRPKHQPAASPVVVRAPPAKPKSPLMPAKPRSPPRPAKPRSPSRTERQPRPRPEIRPPPAKQKPPQKSKQPARSSPLRGPGTSRGGSPTRASRFW, from the exons atGGTTTCCAGTGAGATGAGTCAGAAAATAGCCAAGGAGGGCCCCAGGCTCTCCAAGAACCAGAAGTTCTCGGAGCACTTCAGCATCCACTGTTGCCCACCCTTCACCTTCCTCAACTCCAAGCGTGAGATCGTGGACCGCAAGTACAGCATCTGCAAGAGCGGCTGCTTTTatcagaagaaggaggaggactgGATCTGCTGCGCCTGCCAGAAGACCAG GGCGAGCAGAAGGCGGGTGGGAGGGCCGGGCTTTCCTGCT ATCCCCAGGCTGCAGCCTCCTGCTTCTTTTGGCCCTCTCTGCACCAGCCGCCGTGCCACGTCCCCTCAGAGGCCCAAGCACCAGCCAGCTGCGTCCCCAGTGGTGGTCAGAGCGCCGCCAGCCAAGCCAAAGTCCCCTCTGATGCCAGCCAAGCCAAGGTCCCCTCCGAGGCCAGCCAAGCCAAGGTCCCCTTCAAGGACTGAGCGCCAGCCGCGTCCCCGCCCAGAGATCCGACCACCACCAGCCAAGCAGAAGCCCCCTCAGAAGTCTAAGCAGCCAGCACGCAGCAGCCCCCTCAGAGGGCCAGGCACCAGCCGCGGGGGGTCTCCCACCAGAGCTTCTAGGTTCTGGTAA
- the Mobp gene encoding myelin-associated oligodendrocyte basic protein isoform X2, whose protein sequence is MVSSEMSQKIAKEGPRLSKNQKFSEHFSIHCCPPFTFLNSKREIVDRKYSICKSGCFYQKKEEDWICCACQKTSRRATSPQRPKHQPAASPVVVRAPPAKPKSPLMPAKPRSPPRPAKPRSPSRTERQPRPRPEIRPPPAKQKPPQKSKQPARSSPLRGPGTSRGGSPTRASRFW, encoded by the exons atGGTTTCCAGTGAGATGAGTCAGAAAATAGCCAAGGAGGGCCCCAGGCTCTCCAAGAACCAGAAGTTCTCGGAGCACTTCAGCATCCACTGTTGCCCACCCTTCACCTTCCTCAACTCCAAGCGTGAGATCGTGGACCGCAAGTACAGCATCTGCAAGAGCGGCTGCTTTTatcagaagaaggaggaggactgGATCTGCTGCGCCTGCCAGAAGACCAG CCGCCGTGCCACGTCCCCTCAGAGGCCCAAGCACCAGCCAGCTGCGTCCCCAGTGGTGGTCAGAGCGCCGCCAGCCAAGCCAAAGTCCCCTCTGATGCCAGCCAAGCCAAGGTCCCCTCCGAGGCCAGCCAAGCCAAGGTCCCCTTCAAGGACTGAGCGCCAGCCGCGTCCCCGCCCAGAGATCCGACCACCACCAGCCAAGCAGAAGCCCCCTCAGAAGTCTAAGCAGCCAGCACGCAGCAGCCCCCTCAGAGGGCCAGGCACCAGCCGCGGGGGGTCTCCCACCAGAGCTTCTAGGTTCTGGTAA
- the Mobp gene encoding myelin-associated oligodendrocyte basic protein isoform X3 — translation MVSSEMSQKIAKEGPRLSKNQKFSEHFSIHCCPPFTFLNSKREIVDRKYSICKSGCFYQKKEEDWICCACQKTRTSRRATSPQRPKHQPAASPVVVRAPPAKPKSPLMPAKPRSPPRPAKPRSPSRTERQPRPRPEIRPPPAKQKPPQKSKQPARSSPLRGPGTSRGGSPTRASRFW, via the exons atGGTTTCCAGTGAGATGAGTCAGAAAATAGCCAAGGAGGGCCCCAGGCTCTCCAAGAACCAGAAGTTCTCGGAGCACTTCAGCATCCACTGTTGCCCACCCTTCACCTTCCTCAACTCCAAGCGTGAGATCGTGGACCGCAAGTACAGCATCTGCAAGAGCGGCTGCTTTTatcagaagaaggaggaggactgGATCTGCTGCGCCTGCCAGAAGACCAGG ACCAGCCGCCGTGCCACGTCCCCTCAGAGGCCCAAGCACCAGCCAGCTGCGTCCCCAGTGGTGGTCAGAGCGCCGCCAGCCAAGCCAAAGTCCCCTCTGATGCCAGCCAAGCCAAGGTCCCCTCCGAGGCCAGCCAAGCCAAGGTCCCCTTCAAGGACTGAGCGCCAGCCGCGTCCCCGCCCAGAGATCCGACCACCACCAGCCAAGCAGAAGCCCCCTCAGAAGTCTAAGCAGCCAGCACGCAGCAGCCCCCTCAGAGGGCCAGGCACCAGCCGCGGGGGGTCTCCCACCAGAGCTTCTAGGTTCTGGTAA
- the Mobp gene encoding myelin-associated oligodendrocyte basic protein isoform X4, producing MSQKIAKEGPRLSKNQKFSEHFSIHCCPPFTFLNSKREIVDRKYSICKSGCFYQKKEEDWICCACQKTSRRATSPQRPKHQPAASPVVVRAPPAKPKSPLMPAKPRSPPRPAKPRSPSRTERQPRPRPEIRPPPAKQKPPQKSKQPARSSPLRGPGTSRGGSPTRASRFW from the exons ATGAGTCAGAAAATAGCCAAGGAGGGCCCCAGGCTCTCCAAGAACCAGAAGTTCTCGGAGCACTTCAGCATCCACTGTTGCCCACCCTTCACCTTCCTCAACTCCAAGCGTGAGATCGTGGACCGCAAGTACAGCATCTGCAAGAGCGGCTGCTTTTatcagaagaaggaggaggactgGATCTGCTGCGCCTGCCAGAAGACCAG CCGCCGTGCCACGTCCCCTCAGAGGCCCAAGCACCAGCCAGCTGCGTCCCCAGTGGTGGTCAGAGCGCCGCCAGCCAAGCCAAAGTCCCCTCTGATGCCAGCCAAGCCAAGGTCCCCTCCGAGGCCAGCCAAGCCAAGGTCCCCTTCAAGGACTGAGCGCCAGCCGCGTCCCCGCCCAGAGATCCGACCACCACCAGCCAAGCAGAAGCCCCCTCAGAAGTCTAAGCAGCCAGCACGCAGCAGCCCCCTCAGAGGGCCAGGCACCAGCCGCGGGGGGTCTCCCACCAGAGCTTCTAGGTTCTGGTAA